Proteins co-encoded in one Echeneis naucrates chromosome 22, fEcheNa1.1, whole genome shotgun sequence genomic window:
- the LOC115035766 gene encoding G patch domain-containing protein 2-like isoform X7, with protein MMDELVQDLVSALEQTSEQSKLGGLWEEMVLSPLQQRRQIRRRRVRRRNRESPLYLTEHRRCWIEASESSLDEAQHCRENSSATITASVANCSDSDDLTSTNQWHSVMRGPARMKQPSWPESDSFSENNPGRPLRRRRKVKRMTSGVTVRLKQKLNVSGVDGRRRYTPSRMQQLSGSKKRSGGWMGAERCNEGARLMGKECWKRKMAQEHRDGADENMSEGETSSTCSSDPGLFTNDEGRQGDDEQSDWFFEGDCGAGTGVAGLLPNWDSDSQLSLDDNRPSATFLQPARPSQRRYHSRLKQLPGSAACCIRKDRRRIPSKTNSMPVFVERLRHFSQDPYQRDFWLPSVGKRERSQPCVLLTRGQRAPISDLPPQSAETGGLTSPQDFHAQETSGGVKKEKLCLSQHQIFLFIHRDKKL; from the exons ATGATGGATGAGCTGGTGCAGGACCTGGTCTCTGCGCTGGAGCAGACCTCGGAGCAGAGTAAGCTTGGGgggctgtgggaggaaatggTCCTGAGTCCGCTGCAGCAGCGCCGTCAGATCCGCCGCCGCAGAGTCCGCAGGCGCAACCGCGAGTCTCCACTCTACCTGACGGAGCACAGACGCTGCTGGATCGAGGCCTCAGAGTCCAGCTTAGACGAAGCTCAACATTGCAGGGAGAACTCTTCGGCGACCATCACTGCCTCTGTGGCTAACTGTAGTGACTCTGATGATTTGACTTCAACCAACCAGTGGCACTCTGTCATGAGAGGCCCAGCGAGGATGAAGCAGCCCTCCTGGCCAGAGTCTGACTCCTTCAGTGAAAATAATCCAGGACGGCCActcaggaggagaaggaaggtcAAACGCATGACCTCAGGTGTCACGGTCAGACTAAAGCAGAAGTTAAATGTCAGTGGCGTGGATGGGAGACGCAGATACACGCCATCGAGGATGCAGCAACTGTCGGGATCGAAGAAGAGGTCAGGTGGTTGGATGGGAGCAGAAAGATGCAATGAAGGAGCCAGGCTGATGGGAAAGGAATGCTGGAAGAGGAAGATGGCCCAGGAACACAGAGATGGTGCCGATGAAAACATGTCTGAGGG tgagACCAGCAGTACATGCAGCAGTGACCCTGGTCTTTTCACCAATGACGAAGGAAGACAAG GTGATGATGAGCAGAGCGACTGGTTCTTCGAAGGGGACTGTGGAGCTGGGACAGGCGTGGCTGGTTTGTTGCCTAACTGGGACTCAGACAGTCAGCTTTCACTTGATGATAATCGCCCATCAGCCACCTTTCTGCAACCTGCCCGGCCCTCTCAGAGAA gGTATCATTCACGTCTTAAACAGCTGCCTGgttctgctgcctgctgcatcAGGAAGGATAGGAGGAGGATTCCCAGCAAG ACCAACAGCATGCCAGTATTTGTAGAGAGACTGAGACATTTCTCCCAGGATCCTTACCAGAGAGA CTTTTGGCTGCCTTCTGTTGGAAAACGAGAGCGTAGCCAG CCATGTGTCCTATTGACACGGGGTCAGAGAGCTCCCATCTCAGATCTTCCTCCTCAATCTGCAGAAACAG